One genomic region from Mangifera indica cultivar Alphonso chromosome 17, CATAS_Mindica_2.1, whole genome shotgun sequence encodes:
- the LOC123200776 gene encoding VIN3-like protein 2 isoform X2 — MSIEEKRELVYALSKRSHGASEMLQSWTRQEILQILCAELGKERKYTGLTKLKIIENLLKLVSEKNSAEHEVKTEAEPLSSSSSSQKTSKRQRKTENPSRFPVPVNEPAINNGSNDIVNAIYCKNLACRATLRVQDAFCKRCSCCICHQYDDNKDPSLWLICSSEPPFVGESCGMSCHLECALKNERSGIGNGRCFPGLDGSFYCVACGKVNDLLGCWRKQLMLAKDTRRVDILCYRVSLGQKLLSGTDKYKNLSTIVEDAVKMLEAEVGPLTGLPVKMGRGIVNRLSSGPEIQKLCACALQALEEMISNTSLPNPAIKDPNLISNMVSVEDVCATSLTVVLGSEDPSLGTNVSYSLWHRKAHEDYPLRPTCTLFAANPRFVITGLTPATEYQFKVVSSIGTTELGKCEVWFSSGCVRDDVTNCSLLERSHSPATNCSSLSNPSSVEDETNITPAMDQNDDRVNNYFTYCKDTDKVASAMLSDDAVDCAILVEGATPADAVSLLEEERIINIDGSVPDSDVRKLEKKLPPDGQLIDEMSTDNGLGNPGLTGMECVPYVGTSEASLPITPCKIEILKDGQGRNARSKSSNKDMGNGIGKEDGPQDNSTSRKRIAERQDEESTDRDFEHCVKVIRWLECEGHIERNFRQKFLTWYSLRATSQEVRIVKVFIDTFAEDPVSLADQLVDTFSDCISSKRSSVVPAGFCMKLWH, encoded by the exons ATGAGTATAGAGGAAAAGAGGGAATTGGTTTATGCATTATCTAAGAGATCACATGGTGCCTCTGAAATGCTACAGTCATGGACCCGTCAGGAGATTTTACAGATCCTATGTGCAGAGTtgggaaaagaaaggaaatacACTGGCTTGACTAAGttgaaaattatagaaaaccTTTTGAAGCTTGTTTCTGAAAAGAATTCAGCGGAACATGAGGTGAAAACTGAAGCTGAACcactgtcttcttcttcttcctcacagAAAACATCGAAGAGGCAGAGGAAAACTGAAAACCCTTCTCGGTTCCCTGTTCCTGTGAATGAACCTGCTATCAACAATGGTAGCAATGACATAGTTAATGCTATATACTGCAAAAACTTGGCTTGCAGGGCTACCTTAAGAGTACAAGATGCATTTTGCAAGAGGTGTTCTTGCTGCATCTGTCATCAGTATGATGACAACAAGGATCCTAGCCTGTGGTTAATTTGCAGCTCAGAACCTCCATTTGTAGGGGAGTCATGTGGCATGTCTTGCCATTTGGAGTGTGCCTTGAAAAATGAAAGATCTGGAATTGGAAATGGTAGATGCTTCCCAGGACTTGATGGGAGCTTTTACTGTGTGGCATGTGGAAAAGTCAATGATTTACTTGG ATGCTGGAGAAAACAACTAATGTTAGCGAAGGATACTAGACGGGTGGACATACTGTGTTATCGTGTCTCCTTGGGCCAAAAACTTCTCAGTGGGACTGACAAGTACAAAAATCTCTCTACGATTGTTGAAGATGCTGTCAAGATGCTTGAAGCTGAAGTGGGTCCATTAACTGGTTTACCTGTGAAGATGGGTAGGGGTATTGTAAACAGGCTTTCTTCAGGACCCGAAATTCAGAAACTCTGTGCATGTGCTCTGCAAGCATTGGAGGAAATGATTTCCAACACCAGCTTGCCCAATCCTGCAATAAAAG ATCCAAATTTGATTTCCAACATGGTTAGTGTTGAAGATGTTTGTGCAACATCTCTAACGGTGGTATTGGGTTCGGAAGATCCTTCACTTGGTACAAATGTTTCTTACAGCTTATGGCATCGGAAAGCTCATGAAGACTATCCACTTAGACCTACTTGTACATTGTTTGCAGCAAATCCAAGGTTTGTCATCACAGGACTTACTCCAGCTACTGAGTATCAGTTCAAAGTTGTTTCCTCAATTGGTACTACAGAGTTGGGTAAATGTGAAGTTTGGTTCTCATCCGGCTGTGTCAGGGATGATGTAACAAACTGCTCATTATTGGAAAGAAGTCACAGCCCGGCTACTAACTGTAGCAGCCTGTCTAATCCGTCATCTGTTGAAGATGAAACCAATATCACTCCAGCCATGGACCAAAATGATGATCGAGTGAACAATTATTTTACTTACTGCAAGGACACTGATAAAGTAGCTTCTGCTATGTTATCTGATGATGCTGTTGACTGTGCCATTCTGGTTGAAGGAGCAACTCCGGCAGATGCAGTTTCTCTGTTGGAAGAAGAGCGTATTATCAACATAGATGGCTCTGTGCCTGATTCTGATGTTCGAAAGCTCGAGAAGAAGCTCCCACCAGATGGCCAACTCATTGATGAGATGAGCACGGATAATGGGTTAGGCAACCCAGGGCTAACTGGCATGGAATGTGTGCCATATGTAGGTACCTCAGAGGCTAGTTTGCCGATTACTCCCTGCAAGATAGAAATACTTAAGGATGGACAGGGAAGGAATGCAAGGTCTAAATCAAGCAACAAGGATATGGGAAATGGGATTGGCAAAGAAGATGGGCCCCAAGATAATAGCACATCAAGGAAGAGGATTGCTGAAAGGCAGGACGAGGAGTCTACAGACAGGGACTTTGAGCACTGTGTGAAGGTGATTAGATGGTTAGAGTGTGAGGGACATATAGAAAGGAACTTCAGGCAGAAATTCTTGACTTGGTACAGCTTGAGAGCAACCTCACAGGAGGTAAGGATTGTGAAAGTGTTTATCGATACCTTTGCTGAAGATCCAGTATCTCTAGCAGATCAACTTGTGGATACCTTTTCAGATTGCATCTCAAGCAAGAGATCATCAGTTGTGCCTGCTGGGTTCTGCATGAAGCTTTGGCATTGA
- the LOC123200776 gene encoding VIN3-like protein 2 isoform X1 codes for MSMDSSSFEGVAVDPSKCSKMSIEEKRELVYALSKRSHGASEMLQSWTRQEILQILCAELGKERKYTGLTKLKIIENLLKLVSEKNSAEHEVKTEAEPLSSSSSSQKTSKRQRKTENPSRFPVPVNEPAINNGSNDIVNAIYCKNLACRATLRVQDAFCKRCSCCICHQYDDNKDPSLWLICSSEPPFVGESCGMSCHLECALKNERSGIGNGRCFPGLDGSFYCVACGKVNDLLGCWRKQLMLAKDTRRVDILCYRVSLGQKLLSGTDKYKNLSTIVEDAVKMLEAEVGPLTGLPVKMGRGIVNRLSSGPEIQKLCACALQALEEMISNTSLPNPAIKDPNLISNMVSVEDVCATSLTVVLGSEDPSLGTNVSYSLWHRKAHEDYPLRPTCTLFAANPRFVITGLTPATEYQFKVVSSIGTTELGKCEVWFSSGCVRDDVTNCSLLERSHSPATNCSSLSNPSSVEDETNITPAMDQNDDRVNNYFTYCKDTDKVASAMLSDDAVDCAILVEGATPADAVSLLEEERIINIDGSVPDSDVRKLEKKLPPDGQLIDEMSTDNGLGNPGLTGMECVPYVGTSEASLPITPCKIEILKDGQGRNARSKSSNKDMGNGIGKEDGPQDNSTSRKRIAERQDEESTDRDFEHCVKVIRWLECEGHIERNFRQKFLTWYSLRATSQEVRIVKVFIDTFAEDPVSLADQLVDTFSDCISSKRSSVVPAGFCMKLWH; via the exons GAGTTGCAGTTGATCCATCAAAATGCAGTAAGATGAGTATAGAGGAAAAGAGGGAATTGGTTTATGCATTATCTAAGAGATCACATGGTGCCTCTGAAATGCTACAGTCATGGACCCGTCAGGAGATTTTACAGATCCTATGTGCAGAGTtgggaaaagaaaggaaatacACTGGCTTGACTAAGttgaaaattatagaaaaccTTTTGAAGCTTGTTTCTGAAAAGAATTCAGCGGAACATGAGGTGAAAACTGAAGCTGAACcactgtcttcttcttcttcctcacagAAAACATCGAAGAGGCAGAGGAAAACTGAAAACCCTTCTCGGTTCCCTGTTCCTGTGAATGAACCTGCTATCAACAATGGTAGCAATGACATAGTTAATGCTATATACTGCAAAAACTTGGCTTGCAGGGCTACCTTAAGAGTACAAGATGCATTTTGCAAGAGGTGTTCTTGCTGCATCTGTCATCAGTATGATGACAACAAGGATCCTAGCCTGTGGTTAATTTGCAGCTCAGAACCTCCATTTGTAGGGGAGTCATGTGGCATGTCTTGCCATTTGGAGTGTGCCTTGAAAAATGAAAGATCTGGAATTGGAAATGGTAGATGCTTCCCAGGACTTGATGGGAGCTTTTACTGTGTGGCATGTGGAAAAGTCAATGATTTACTTGG ATGCTGGAGAAAACAACTAATGTTAGCGAAGGATACTAGACGGGTGGACATACTGTGTTATCGTGTCTCCTTGGGCCAAAAACTTCTCAGTGGGACTGACAAGTACAAAAATCTCTCTACGATTGTTGAAGATGCTGTCAAGATGCTTGAAGCTGAAGTGGGTCCATTAACTGGTTTACCTGTGAAGATGGGTAGGGGTATTGTAAACAGGCTTTCTTCAGGACCCGAAATTCAGAAACTCTGTGCATGTGCTCTGCAAGCATTGGAGGAAATGATTTCCAACACCAGCTTGCCCAATCCTGCAATAAAAG ATCCAAATTTGATTTCCAACATGGTTAGTGTTGAAGATGTTTGTGCAACATCTCTAACGGTGGTATTGGGTTCGGAAGATCCTTCACTTGGTACAAATGTTTCTTACAGCTTATGGCATCGGAAAGCTCATGAAGACTATCCACTTAGACCTACTTGTACATTGTTTGCAGCAAATCCAAGGTTTGTCATCACAGGACTTACTCCAGCTACTGAGTATCAGTTCAAAGTTGTTTCCTCAATTGGTACTACAGAGTTGGGTAAATGTGAAGTTTGGTTCTCATCCGGCTGTGTCAGGGATGATGTAACAAACTGCTCATTATTGGAAAGAAGTCACAGCCCGGCTACTAACTGTAGCAGCCTGTCTAATCCGTCATCTGTTGAAGATGAAACCAATATCACTCCAGCCATGGACCAAAATGATGATCGAGTGAACAATTATTTTACTTACTGCAAGGACACTGATAAAGTAGCTTCTGCTATGTTATCTGATGATGCTGTTGACTGTGCCATTCTGGTTGAAGGAGCAACTCCGGCAGATGCAGTTTCTCTGTTGGAAGAAGAGCGTATTATCAACATAGATGGCTCTGTGCCTGATTCTGATGTTCGAAAGCTCGAGAAGAAGCTCCCACCAGATGGCCAACTCATTGATGAGATGAGCACGGATAATGGGTTAGGCAACCCAGGGCTAACTGGCATGGAATGTGTGCCATATGTAGGTACCTCAGAGGCTAGTTTGCCGATTACTCCCTGCAAGATAGAAATACTTAAGGATGGACAGGGAAGGAATGCAAGGTCTAAATCAAGCAACAAGGATATGGGAAATGGGATTGGCAAAGAAGATGGGCCCCAAGATAATAGCACATCAAGGAAGAGGATTGCTGAAAGGCAGGACGAGGAGTCTACAGACAGGGACTTTGAGCACTGTGTGAAGGTGATTAGATGGTTAGAGTGTGAGGGACATATAGAAAGGAACTTCAGGCAGAAATTCTTGACTTGGTACAGCTTGAGAGCAACCTCACAGGAGGTAAGGATTGTGAAAGTGTTTATCGATACCTTTGCTGAAGATCCAGTATCTCTAGCAGATCAACTTGTGGATACCTTTTCAGATTGCATCTCAAGCAAGAGATCATCAGTTGTGCCTGCTGGGTTCTGCATGAAGCTTTGGCATTGA